CTCCGGCGTTCGCCAGCAGCGCCGTGATGCTCCAGTACTCCCTGGGAACGAAGGCCTCGATCTCGCGCTCGCGGTCGACGATGAGCTTAACGGCGACCGACTGCACGCGTCCCGCCGAGAGGCCGCTGCGCACCTTCGACCAGAGGAGCGGCGAGATCTTATAGCCGACGAGGCGATCGAGAATTCTGCGCGCCTGCTGCGCGTTGACCCGGTCCATATCGATGACGTGCGGGTGGCGCAGCGCCGCGAGCGCGGCGTCTTTCGTGATCTCGTGCAGCTCGATCCGGTGCGGATTGGGAAGCTTCAGAAGCTCGGCCAGGTGCCAAGCGATCGCCTCGCCTTCGCGGTCGGGATCGGTCGCAAGATAGACGTCCGTCGCGCTTTTGACCGCGCTGCGGAGCTCTTTGATGATGTCGCCTTTGCCTTTGATCGTAAGGTATTTCGGCATGAAATCGTGCTCGACGTCGACGCCGAGCGTGCTCTTGGGAAGGTCGCGGACGTGCCCCACCGATGCCTTCACGGTATACCGCGCCGGCAAGAACTTCTTGATCGTCCGCGCCTTGGTCGGCGACTCCACGATGATCAGGGGCTTTTTCACGGGGCCTAGTATACCGCCGGGGTCAAGGCCCCGCCAAATTCTCGGTTCGGCGCGCCGCGCGCGTGCGCGCGTAATTTGCATCGTGGGATGAAATACTTTATGATGCGCTCAAAAGCGCCACGAGCGCTGTCCACTAACGCTTATCGTCCCCGGGGACGAGGAGGAATGAATGGACTCCAACCTGATGAACGGCGGCCCTCCGAAGCCGGAAGAGAAGCCGCGCCGGAAGGCCCGACGACGTAAAGTCGTCGCCGCCGTCGCCATTAAGAAGGCCGTGACGGCCCGCAAGAAGCGCAAGGCCGTACGCAAGGCCGTACGCAAAGTGCGCAGAGTGACGCGCAAGGTTGCGCGCAAGGTCCGTAAGGCCGTGCGTAAAGGCGCGCGCAAGGCGCGCAAGGCCGTACGTAAAGGCGCGCGCAAGGCGCGCAAGACCGCTCGCCGGAAGACGGCCGTGAGAAAGGCCGGCGTCCGCAAGGCGGTACGCAAGAGACGGAAGGCCGCGCGCAAGAAGTAGTTCTGCGATCGGTTTGGGAGAGGGGCGCTCGCTACAGCGGGCGCCCCTTCACTTTATGTCAGCTCGGGGGCGCGGCCGCCGTGCTCCTCGACCCAATGGCATGCCGCGACGTGTCCCGGCGCGTACTCGCGCAGCGCCGGCTCCTCGACGGAGCAACGCTCGAACGCAACCGGACAGCGAGTATGGAAGCGGCAACCGGCCGGCGGATTCACCGGCGAAGGTATATCGCCGGTCAGCACGACCCGCTTGCGCCGTTGCTCGACGGCCGGGTCCGGAATGGGAATCGCCGAGAGCAGCGCCTGCGTGTAGGGGTGGAGCGGATTCTCGTAGAGGTCGTTGCGGCCGGCAGTTTCGACGATCTTGCCGACGTACATCACGGCGACGCGCGTCGAGATGTGGCGAACGACCGAAAGATCGTGAGCTATGAAGAGATAGGTCAGCTTGAACTTCGCCTGCAGGTCCTCGAGCAGGTTGATGACTTGCGCCTGAATCGAGACGTCGAGCGCCGAGACCGGCTCGTCGCAGACGATGAACTTCGGGTCGACGGCGAGGGCCCGGGCGACGCCGATGCGCTGGCGCTGTCCGCCGGAGAACTCGTGCGGATACCGGTTCGCGTGGTAGGGCTGCAAGCCGACGAGCTGGAGCAGCTCCCGTACCCGAGCGTCGGCGTCCTTTCCGCTCGCTATTGCGTGGATTCGCAGCGGCTCGGCGACGATCTCGCCGACCGTCATGCGGGGGTTGAGCGAAGCGAACGGATCCTGAAAGATGATCTGGATCGAGCGGCGCAGCCGTCGAATCTCGGTGCGGCCCATCGCGAGCACGTTGCGGCCTTCGAAGATTATCTCGCCCTTCGTCGCGACGAGCAGGCGCAACAGCAGCCGCCCGATCGTCGTCTTTCCGGAGCCCGATTCACCGACGAGCCCGAGCGTCTCGCCCTCTTCGATCGTGAAGCTGACGCCGTCGACGGCCCGCACGTCGGCGACGTGGCGCGACATCAGGCCTGCATGGATAGGGAAGTACTTGACGAGATCCTTGACGTCGACGAGCGCGCCGCCGTTCACGCGCCGCCTCCGGTTGGAAGGACGATCGGTAAGCTCTGCGCGGCAGCCGGACGCTGATCGCGCGCGCGCTCGTCGTAGAGATAGCAGCGCGCGACGTGCCCCGCTCCGAAGTCGTAGAGCGGAACCGGCTGCTCGCAGATCGGCATCCGGTAACCGCAGCGCGGTGCGAACGCGCAGCCGGGGGGCAGGCGCAACAGGTTGGGCGGCTGGCCCGGAATCGGCTCGAGCCGGCGGTGCTCGCTCGCGTCGAGCCGCGGCAACGATGCGAGCAGCCCCTGCGTGTAGGGCATGCGCGGTGCGGCGAAGATCTGCTCGGCCGTCCCGTACTCGACCATGTTGCCGCCGTACATCACGAGGACGTTCCGGCAAAACTCGGCGACGACGCCGAGGTCGTGCGTGATCAGAATGATCGCCGCGCCCGTCTCGCGCTGCAGATCGTTCATCAACTCGAGAACCTGGGCTTGGATCGTCACGTCGAGCGCCGTCGTGGGCTCGTCGGCGATCAAAAGCTGCGGATTGCACGAGAGCGCCATCGCGATCATCACGCGCTGGCGCATGCCGCCCGAGAATTGGTGCGGGTAGTCGCCGAGACGCTTCTCGGGGAGCGGAATCCGCACTCTCTTCAGCATCTCGACCGCGCGGTCTCTGGCCTCTTTCGGACCAGCGCCGAGGTGGAGCCGAACCGCCTCGGAGATCTGCTCGCCGATCGTGAGCACCGGATTGAGCGACGTCATCGGATCTTGGAAGATCATCGCGATCTTGTAGCCGCGAATCCTTCGCATCTCGGCCTCGCTCTTGCCGGGAAGATTCTCTCCGTTGAAGGCGATCTTGTCGGCCGTTACCGTCGCGCTGCGGGCCAACAGCCGCATGATCGAGAGCGCGGTGACCGACTTGCCGGAGCCAGACTCGCCGACGATGCCGAGCGTCTCGCCGGCGTCGAGCGCAAACGAGAGGCCGTTCACCGCCGTGACCGGCCCGTCTTCGGTGCGGAACGTCGTCCGGAGATTGTTAACCTCGAGAAGCCGCACTCGCGACTCCTAGATACCCGTGAGCGAGAGCACGAACGCGGCGATGACGAAGGTGACGGCGGCGACGCCGGTCCAGCGCTTGAGTTGCTCTTCGGCGCCGAGCCGCCCGCGATAGGCCGACTCGACGCGGCCGCCGATCGAACCGGTGAGCCCCTCTTGCTTCGTCGTTTGAACCGCGAGAAGCGCGATCAGCGAGATCGCTGCGATGACGAAGATGCCGGCGATCGTGTGCGTCAGCCACGGCATATGCGTGGCGAACCACGTCGTCGGCACGACTTGCGGCGGCACGGGCGGAGCGGCGAGCGGCGACGCCGACGGCAGAACCTTGGCGGCGGGCGTCGCGACGAATAAGAGCGCGTTCATGGCGGCATCCTCTTACGACCGCCGGGCCGGTCCGGCCTGCCCGGAGCGGATTATGAGGAGGCGCTGCGAAGAGGGCTGCGTGGCCGATTCGCAGAGGCCCGCCGAGCCGCGCAACGTGATCGTACCGATCAAGAATAGGCGCGTGTGGCGCGACCTAGCCCGCATCCTCTCGACGATCTTCAACCCGTTTCTGACCGCGCTCGCGCTCTTCATCATGCTGGCCGAGATCGGCGCGAAGAGCGAGGCGGAATTCTGGCGCCTGCTCCTCGTCTCGACGTTCTTCGTCTCGATCGGGCCGATGCTCTACGTCTTCTGGCTCTACGCGACCGACCGAATCTCCGACCTCGACATGTCCGACCGGTGCCAGCGCGAGATGGTCTTCTCGGCGTTCGTCATCTTCGACGCATGCGGAGCAGCGGCGCTCTGGATCATTCACGCGCCCCGGTTGATGATCGCGGCGATGCTCGGCTATCTCGTCTCGACGCTCGTCGTGCAGTACATTACGCGCTACTGGAAGATCAGCACGCACGCGATCGGCATCACCGCGCCGCTCACCGCGCTTACGCTTCTCTACGGCCGCCAGCCGCTGCCGTTCATGATTCTGATCCCGATGGTCTGCTGGGCGCGCGTCTACCTCAAGGCGCACACGGTCATGCAAGTGCTCGCCGGGGTCGCGCTCGCATGCATCACGACCGCCTTCTTCTTCTCACTCTTCCACGTCGGCATGCTCTCGGCTCACTAGGGAAGGTCTTGATTTAGTCCCATGATGCGCGCGACGTTCGAGCGAAACGTCGCGTCGTCGCCGCTCGTGACGTACGTCGTCGCTCCGTCGCCGCGCGCGCGATCGCCAAAGATTTCGGCGGCGCGCTCCGCCTGGACGATCGCCGGATCGACGAACGCCACGCTCTCGCCGAGGACGGCGCGAAAGTGCGCGTCGAGCACCGGATAGTGCGTGCAGCCGAAGACGAGCGCGTCGAGATCGAGCGGCAGGTGCGCGCAGACCTCGGCGACCGCCGCGCGCGGCTCCTCCCCCTCCGTCGCGCCCGCCTCCACGAGCGGCACGAGCGCGGGAGCGGGAACTTCGACGACGTCGATGCCGGCGATGCGGGCGCGCAGCGTGCGTCCGTACGATCCGGCGCCGACCGTCGCCGCGGTCGCAATGACTCCGACGCGCTTAAAGCCGCCGCGCTCGACGGCGATCGCGGCCGAGTGGATCAGGTCTATCACGGGGGCGCGCGAACTGGGCCAGCCGTAGCGCTCGGCGATCGCGCACGACGTGTTGCACGCCATCACGATCGCCTCGACGCCGTACTCGTCGAACCAGGCGAGGTTCGCGCGGAGCAGTCGCAGGAGCTCGTCGTGCGTGCGATCGCCGTACGGCACATTCGCTTGATCGGCAAAGAAGACGATATCGACCGACGGCAGACGCTCGCGCACCCTCGCCAGCACGGTCAGCCCGCCGAGGCCCGAATCGCAGAGACCGAGCACTATTGCGGCGGCTGGTTCGGAACCGGGTAGGCCTGCGTGTATTGCCCGATGCCATCGGCCATCTCTTGCGCGATCTTCTGCCGCCACGCGGGTGACGTAAGCAGCGCGAAATCGGACGGATTCGAGAGGAAGGCCGTCTCGACGAGCACCGCCGGCATCAGCGTGTGGAGCGTGACGTAGAGATGGCTCTTGATGATGCCGTCGTCCTTGGTTCCGTCGGCGGCGAGCTGCTTCTCCATGTATTGGGCGAACGCGACGTCTTCGGGTTTCGAGTAGTACGTCGTCGTTCCGTACGGACCGGAATTGATGAACGCGTTGACGTGGATGCTCATGAAGAGGCGCGCGCCGTTCTTGTTCGCCACGTCCACCCGGGCTTGCAGTTCCTCGTGGGCCTCGTCGTTCGGCTGGTAGACGTCGACGTCGGTCTCGCGCGTCATCTTCACCTGCCAGCCGCGCGCGACGAGCAGGTCGCGCAGGCGCTTTGCCACGTCGAGCGTGATATCCGCCTCTCGAACTCCGTTGCGCATCGAGCCCGGATCGCTGCCGCCGTGGCCCGGATCGATGACGATCAGGCGCGGATTGGCCGGGACGTAGGTGCCGCGAGGTCCGAACTTCCAGCCGCCCGCGGCGGTGGAATTCCAGTAATCGCCGGACTCGCCGGGAGGCGCCGGCGTGACGGCCGCCGCCGTCTGCGCGCCGGATGCGAGCACGCCGCCGAAACTTCCGGTTCCGGAGCGCGCCGCGTCCGCTACGTCTTGCGACCCGACGCCGATCTGCAAGCCGTTCGCAGCGGGCGCCAACGTGAGGGACTTCTGGCCGTCGAGCGAGAGAGCGACGCGCACGGTCTGGGGATCGATCTGGCGCACGCGCACGGAGAGCACCGGGCCGACCGCGCTTTGATCGATCGGCGCTCCTTGCAGTTGCGCGTTCTGAATGTCGATCCAGAAGCGATTGTCGGGCGCGCGCAGGCGATGCCATTCGTAGGCTGCGTTGCCGTTGACCGCGATCGTCACCGTCGCGCCGTCGGCGGCGGGAGCGATCGTGACGCCGGTAACGGCCGCCGCCCCGGCGGAGGACTCGGGCGAGGGCGCCTGCTGCTGTTGCTCCTGCGCGACCGCCGGGTTCGCGGCGGCGTTCGGGTTCGCGGCGGCGTTCGAGTTGGCGGCCGCGCCGAACGCGAGCGTGACGTCGCGATCGTCGAGATTGCGCGGCGGTGCGACGACCGCGCCCGCAACGAGCGCCACGGTCACCGTCGTCGTCGGGTTGCGAACCGTTCCCGAGGTTGCAATCTCGATCGTGCGAACGCCGCCCATGTTGATCTGACGAAGGCCGGTCAGCGTCGTTCCGACGCCGTCGAACGCGTACGTAATCGAGGAAGGACTCTGTTGGACGATGCGGGGGCGCAGCGGCGCCCCGCCGTGCGCGAAGAGCGTGATGTGACCGCTGTCCTGGCGCACGTCGAGGCTCGCGAGTTGCGGCTGAAGCACCCAGGCGCGACCGTCCTGGCGGAGCGCGAGATCGAGGGCGCGCAGCACCTCATTAAACGGAAGGAAGGCTTCATCGCCTCGCTGGTAGGGGGCAAAGCTCGCCTGCAGCGCGATCTGGCCGACGTCGTAGCGGCCGTCGCCGAGGGCGAAGGTCACGACGACCGGCACGGCCGTGGTGAGGAGCACGTAGCGCTCGCCGGGCTTCCACGTCAGGAGCGCGCCGGTGTCGTGGAGGAGCGTTTGGAAGCCGGGGTCGTTGACGCCGATGGCGATCGCTCCGGACGTTGATGCAACGTGCGTAAAGAGAATCGCCTGACCTTGGTACGTCGCCCGCAGCGGCGCGTCGGCCGATGCCGGAGCCGCCGACGCGAGGGCGACGAGCACCGCCGCGGCGGCGCTACCAGTCCGAGCGATGAAGCGGTTGATCGAGTTCAAGATGTCCTCCCGGCAG
The Candidatus Binatia bacterium DNA segment above includes these coding regions:
- a CDS encoding dipeptide ABC transporter ATP-binding protein, which translates into the protein MNGGALVDVKDLVKYFPIHAGLMSRHVADVRAVDGVSFTIEEGETLGLVGESGSGKTTIGRLLLRLLVATKGEIIFEGRNVLAMGRTEIRRLRRSIQIIFQDPFASLNPRMTVGEIVAEPLRIHAIASGKDADARVRELLQLVGLQPYHANRYPHEFSGGQRQRIGVARALAVDPKFIVCDEPVSALDVSIQAQVINLLEDLQAKFKLTYLFIAHDLSVVRHISTRVAVMYVGKIVETAGRNDLYENPLHPYTQALLSAIPIPDPAVEQRRKRVVLTGDIPSPVNPPAGCRFHTRCPVAFERCSVEEPALREYAPGHVAACHWVEEHGGRAPELT
- a CDS encoding ABC transporter ATP-binding protein, whose translation is MRLLEVNNLRTTFRTEDGPVTAVNGLSFALDAGETLGIVGESGSGKSVTALSIMRLLARSATVTADKIAFNGENLPGKSEAEMRRIRGYKIAMIFQDPMTSLNPVLTIGEQISEAVRLHLGAGPKEARDRAVEMLKRVRIPLPEKRLGDYPHQFSGGMRQRVMIAMALSCNPQLLIADEPTTALDVTIQAQVLELMNDLQRETGAAIILITHDLGVVAEFCRNVLVMYGGNMVEYGTAEQIFAAPRMPYTQGLLASLPRLDASEHRRLEPIPGQPPNLLRLPPGCAFAPRCGYRMPICEQPVPLYDFGAGHVARCYLYDERARDQRPAAAQSLPIVLPTGGGA
- the secG gene encoding preprotein translocase subunit SecG; the protein is MNALLFVATPAAKVLPSASPLAAPPVPPQVVPTTWFATHMPWLTHTIAGIFVIAAISLIALLAVQTTKQEGLTGSIGGRVESAYRGRLGAEEQLKRWTGVAAVTFVIAAFVLSLTGI
- a CDS encoding phosphatase PAP2 family protein produces the protein MWRDLARILSTIFNPFLTALALFIMLAEIGAKSEAEFWRLLLVSTFFVSIGPMLYVFWLYATDRISDLDMSDRCQREMVFSAFVIFDACGAAALWIIHAPRLMIAAMLGYLVSTLVVQYITRYWKISTHAIGITAPLTALTLLYGRQPLPFMILIPMVCWARVYLKAHTVMQVLAGVALACITTAFFFSLFHVGMLSAH
- the murI gene encoding glutamate racemase; the encoded protein is MLGLCDSGLGGLTVLARVRERLPSVDIVFFADQANVPYGDRTHDELLRLLRANLAWFDEYGVEAIVMACNTSCAIAERYGWPSSRAPVIDLIHSAAIAVERGGFKRVGVIATAATVGAGSYGRTLRARIAGIDVVEVPAPALVPLVEAGATEGEEPRAAVAEVCAHLPLDLDALVFGCTHYPVLDAHFRAVLGESVAFVDPAIVQAERAAEIFGDRARGDGATTYVTSGDDATFRSNVARIMGLNQDLP
- a CDS encoding N-acetylmuramoyl-L-alanine amidase, translating into MNSINRFIARTGSAAAAVLVALASAAPASADAPLRATYQGQAILFTHVASTSGAIAIGVNDPGFQTLLHDTGALLTWKPGERYVLLTTAVPVVVTFALGDGRYDVGQIALQASFAPYQRGDEAFLPFNEVLRALDLALRQDGRAWVLQPQLASLDVRQDSGHITLFAHGGAPLRPRIVQQSPSSITYAFDGVGTTLTGLRQINMGGVRTIEIATSGTVRNPTTTVTVALVAGAVVAPPRNLDDRDVTLAFGAAANSNAAANPNAAANPAVAQEQQQQAPSPESSAGAAAVTGVTIAPAADGATVTIAVNGNAAYEWHRLRAPDNRFWIDIQNAQLQGAPIDQSAVGPVLSVRVRQIDPQTVRVALSLDGQKSLTLAPAANGLQIGVGSQDVADAARSGTGSFGGVLASGAQTAAAVTPAPPGESGDYWNSTAAGGWKFGPRGTYVPANPRLIVIDPGHGGSDPGSMRNGVREADITLDVAKRLRDLLVARGWQVKMTRETDVDVYQPNDEAHEELQARVDVANKNGARLFMSIHVNAFINSGPYGTTTYYSKPEDVAFAQYMEKQLAADGTKDDGIIKSHLYVTLHTLMPAVLVETAFLSNPSDFALLTSPAWRQKIAQEMADGIGQYTQAYPVPNQPPQ